A stretch of DNA from Ciona intestinalis chromosome 8, KH, whole genome shotgun sequence:
taaaacaactgttttttattgttactttgcatgtttttataatgttgtatACTTTTTCCGTAgtattgttttgaacaaatatttgCTGCTAGTTAAAATACCATTTTGTGAGTTTATTCAAGTTAGatatttggtttattattttataaacttaaatatattctGCTTGCTTTAGAAAACTAAAGATTAAACAGACATTTATTGCCATTTATTTACCTTCTTGTTGATAACAGCTAACTCCATCATTATCAAGAGTCATTCCTTCTCTACaagaacatgttttcattcctttGTGCATGAAACATATGTCTTCACATCCTCCATTGTTCTGTTTTGTGGATTATTTAATGTTAACAAGATAAATAACAGGTATCCAATACATTGTAGTGACTTGTGTTAAATATGCCATTATTGTATGTAAATGTTGATGGAAATATTGTGAATGTAAAAAAGGATCTTTTGGCATTTGTAttgtgttattaaaaaatgatcttttttaattatacgTGAACTCAAATTgagttttaaagaaaaaatatccAATACATAAAATGTAATCACTTAAACTTACCGTTTCGCAAGATTCTGCCTGTGGTGGGGCAAGTAGTAAAGGACCATATGATAAAAGATGAAGTTTATTGTTTCTTATTCCTCTCCTTTTTCTCTTCTTTGAGCAAGCCTGTAGAAAAGATTGTTTATCACAGAGATGGTAAGTAAGTGAACCCatgaatgtatcttatttatgcTTGTGTTGTGGTGtaacagttgttacaacacataTGTTTCATATAACTTGTGcccgcttgcgagttacctACTTTACCTGACTTTGTGGTGATTGTTTTgctatattttttcaatatatgcTGGCTGACAATAACTAGAGTTTTAATGGttttagattcgaatacaaagataaataattacCAATGGAGGGCATGTGGATGCACCCTTCATACAAACAGAGATCTGACAGTGAACATAAATGGTTTGGTTTACAGGTGCCGCTCCAACCCATGTAAATGCTTGGAACTGGAATTGAGCAATGCTGGAGTTGTAGTTGATGGTTACAATGTTTGCATTTGGACTTGAAGATGCTACAGGACACCTGTTAATGTAAGTTCATGTTTCGGTAATAGCATTTAAACTAagatgtttcatacacctgacTGCTCTTACACCTGACTAAAAGTTACTATGCATAATGCCggtgtttatttgtttttgtctttAGATTTTTCTCTTCAAATTTAtgtcttttttaactttatagtgtttgtttttattctatgtagGTGCAGTCCTACGAGAAGACTTGTCATAGAACATAGGATTAAACCACAGTTGGAGGATTAAACCACAGTTGGAGGATTAaaccacagttggcccattacttcAACACACAGGTTGCTACTGCATAGACCTCACAAGATGTTGAAGCCTGTCGCTTTCCCCAATGGATGGGAGATCTTTCCTTGACATCTCGGGCAAGGTTAGATACTTCAACATTAGCTTTGTATCGAAACTTACCCATTTTGTAGAATGTTGTACCTAGTGTTGCTACTGCTATCACTGGTCTGCGTTGCCCAACAATACATTGCCTGAAAATGAGAAAAAGCTTATAAGGTGCACAATTAGACAAACAGTgtgagttttatttatatgtaacttattataaatCGGAGATTAACTAACATGGTTATCCTAATGCACACCATACTTggtggtttaaaataaaaatgaccaaATGAAAACAGTTGGTCCaattgaaaagtttttttattttgctcaaacttaaaaataaataaatatatttttgactatacatttttttgcggGGTTTTGTACTGATTTTTACCAACTTTGAAATCACcaggaaaaatatataatatatacaagttTAAATGTCTCACCTGCAAAATCGTATTATCAGATGGAGTTGGGCCAGCTGAAATTTGTGCATAAATATACTGGGAACTTGATATAACGGGAGGGTTACCACTTAGTAATGCACTGTATGCAGAGCTTTGATACAATCCAAATGAAAGGTCTATTGTACCAGGTTGTACAGGATTGTTTATCTTTGTAAATCTGTAGAGTATTTAAaggtgtttaaattttgtgacTGTTGCtataatacatgtatgtaTGAGTTATAATATGCAGTCTTCATATAGACCAGATACGCATGGTGAATTTAAACACTTCATggtcactgtcaagttataacattggtgtcttcttataaaccGGATACACATTATGCTCTCTTTTGATTTATAATATGAGGTCTTCCTATACGGTAGACACACACAGTCTTTTCATACACCACAGAGTAGGTCTCTccttgtacaccagacacatatgatTCATTTATATACTTATAGACAATGCACTTATACCACCATGCAAATCTCAAGTATGGATATACTTGTACTTACACCATCATTGGTTTGATCTCACTGAAGTGAACAATTAATGATTTATTGAAATAACAGCTGAACGTAATGTCAGAACTTGACCCATATCTTTGGACTGAAGATGCACCCACaaaatttaatctttttactGTATAGTTGTATTGGTATCTTATGCCTTGGGCCTGTATAAGATGGATACAAGATGTTAGTCTGACTGTGTACTGATGTAACACATTATATTAAAGCACATggtattaaaatatctttccAATAATATTGCCCCTTACTCAGATTCCCTCTTTTGCTTTGCCAGTTTTAGTAGAGTAGGGTAAGACAGAATCTTTAAGCAAATTTTGCCCAATATTTATAATCTCTGTACCATTTTTTTGTCTCACATCAAAATATACccgtaaaaaaacttttttttcaaaaaagtccCGTCTTTACCCAAGTTCCgtattttccccaccctactgtacatataTTTACCTCAACAATTGGGTTGCAGCTTTGAAAGTTGAATGAAATGGATGTTCTGCTTGGGTTAAGTTGTTGAGGTTTACATTCTGTTGCAACTTGTGAAAAGGAATCCACGTAAGTTGAGCTCACAACTATGTTGTCGTTTGGTCCAAGGTTTAATCTTTCGTAGTCTGTTCCACTTATGCTAAATACAAAGGTAAGCTTAACAATAGCACTttacctttttgttttataataattataaagaaaagtaacttatttgaCGCGCAGTGAGCATTGATGGCCGTTATAAAGTgcgtgttcggtttcatataCCACGTGTGAAACTTTgtagattattttttaatgtatggctgacaatttgtaaCCAATAggaaaccactgggttggattaGCTGcgaagtgtcttgcccaacccTTACACCCATAATCTCTTAGCTGGAAGTGGACATGCTAACCAATGTGCCACAGCTTTGAATTTTGCAAGTTTCTTTACCATAACCGAAAAGATaaccaaaataataaaatagtaggttatgtataaaacttagtacagtgttttataattgttataaacatGTAAACTTACAGAATATTAGGGCGGATTGAACACTCAATGTCTGAAGCTGTAGTTGTGTTGAGTGGGTTTGATATATTCCCATAACCTTGTACATTCATTGCTTGCACAAAGATTAAATAATACACAGCAGGGGTAAGGTTTTCAAGAGTAGTTGAAAGTGAGGTGCCGACATTTTTGATCCCATTGCCAAAATCAGATTTATAGATGACGCGGTATCCTGTAATGTTCAGACCACCACCTGGCTGGGGAGGTGACCACATGAGGCTTATTGTGGTGGTTGTTGCTGACACCATTGATAGCACTATGTTCTCAGGGGCATGTGGGGCTGAAGAAAGTATTTGTTAACTAAtgaacgaataaatgtaacttgctttatcctggcgtgggCCGGGAAACGACAATTGCTGTAACACGGgttttcatacatcttgtgtcaacttaggagttaccatgtatgttactatgtGGGCAATCACAACCTAATTCACACATTGATGCAAATGCAGcacatacatttatatatgttggggtaatgagccaaaccTGACCCATACCTTAGTTTTTCTTTCAACCACTATTTTTTCAGGGTCGTATAGATCGCAaagagtaaaatatttaaaagtttttgtttttgttacaaacaTCACAGCTTGTAAATGTGATACAGTAGTCTTcattttttaacgttttaatGAACTGTTTACAATAAAGACAACTGTGTAATATATGGGCtggtatgtttgtattaaaatttatatttatctctgAGGTTACCACAGCAAAGTTTAGGAAAATTATTAATaccaatgacagttgttaaaacacaggaaaagttaaaacattgtttcattaatttgaaaatcccaacaatatagaatagaacacaTAGTTATTTATTATAGTAAGTAGTTAATacatcaatatttttatagtgtgtaataaaagatatatttacCGGTTGAAACACAAATTGGATCTGATGCGTTTCCAATTCCAGCCGCAGAGACAGCTGCGATGGTCAAACAATACAGTGTGTTCGGTTCAAGACCAGTAACTGTTATTGTTAGCGCACTAGCTGGAACTGTTGTAGTTGCCCTTTTTCTACGGCCTGGTGTACTTGCATTCATAGCAGTATATTCAATGATATAATGTGTGTATGAAAGTCCACCAATGGTCTCTGGTCCCAGCCACTCAAGTGTGACTGAAGTGGCGGTAGGTTCATCCACCGTGGACTTAGCTGGTGTTTTTAGTTGAGCTGGAGCTGTAGAAAGAAACATAAAGTTGTATATTCAGTACTTGGGTAAAAAGTATACTTAGTAAAGAGCAAGTACATTTAGTAATTAGCAAGTATATTCAGTATTAAAAGTAGAAATACATTCAGtgaagtaataaaaaatagaaatacatTCAGTGAAGCAGtgtataatatgggtgttgtgttctataatatgggtgttgtACTTACAGGTTAACAAATAGGTTAGACGGCCCCTAAGAGTTTATGAGGGTTtagagcaattactgttaagtgtgtTTCCAAAAGGCACACATGCTAATAATGGTACTAGCATCGGGAGTCCTGCTTACCACTTTGTCAAATGGActgattaaattttattcttgcATACCTATTTACCCCACAATAATATCGCATCTACTCACCAGTTTGTGTACTGAATACTTCACTAAATTGACCCACACCAAGTGCATTTTCTAATCTCAGCTcaaaaaagtaagtttgttcAGGTAATAATCCAGGTATTGTAACTGAGCTTGTATTTCCTGGAAGATCCATTGAGTTGGGCATTCCTACATCAACTGGTGACCACATTAACCTCATCATTGTAACATTCTGGAAGTTGGCCCCAGGATTTATACCAAGTGTGATAGAGGAACTGGTTGCACTCATTGCACTGGGGACAGGAGATTGTCCAAAAGCtgtaagaaaaacaaagtagtaggtatttattattttgatacattcatttataacaaGAAGGATTTTTTTGCGATACAGATTTAAACACTTGTGCCTGCATGcaaattaccacatatgtaaccgttttttattgaaataataaagcataactgacaatttagacactCTAGAATGAAAAAAGCAATTTCTTTTAATTGTTCCACTCAGAACACAATCACCGAATTTTAGCAGCCTCAAGCCTTAcctgtatgtaacttaacttaacttgtaacttacttactttatcctcgtgtggccggaaaaaacgacagtcgttatcacacaggtttaacaccgggtgccagcttacgagattttttttttttatgtatggctgataatttagacaacccattagtgaccattgggttatAGGTAGGCACACCAACAACTATGCCACGATGCCTGTATCCTCTAGTACAGAGACAGGTGCACTAACCATTGTACCCTGCTGTGAGttgaatatataattataaacaagtgTACCTGTTCTTGCTTGTTTAGGAATAGTTTGTCCTCTCCCATATGTGTTATAAGCTGTAATGTTGAACGAATGTAGAGTATTTGCATCTAACCCATCAATTGTTGCAGTCGTTAAATTGGTATTTATAGTTCTGTTGTTTATAAGGATTTCATACGAAGTGTGAATAATATCTGCACGTTCAACTGGTGACCAGGATATAGTTATACTAGATGCAGTCTGGTTAGTCGTATTAACTTGTTGGACAGCTCCTGGTGCTAAAAAACAGAGTTAAAGTTTTAgaagatataaaaaaatatttattgcaaaactaATTGCTACAAAATACGTGACGAACTAACAGTTTATATTGCATTTTTCACTGATGACTAATATGTCATTTTAGCCAATAAATGTATATCTAACAATACATGTAGCCTATGTCTAAAAACTGTTAGATAATTACCTGTGCCAAAAACTGAAAATTCCGATGTTTTTGAGAACTGCCCCCCATTGTATGAAAGAATGACAGAGACATTATAAAGTGTGTTGGGAACCAAACCAGTTATCTCATGTTGATTTATACTGTATGCTGTGTTCGAGCCCGACACGCCATTCACTGATATAGCATAAGAATCAATGGAATATAGATTACCTCCCAATGATGGTTCAGGCCAAACTACAAGTATTGTTGTAGCTGTTGAGTTTCCATGGTTTGGTTTTCCAGTAGGAGCAGGCTCTGGTAAAGTATATTAAGTGGTTAGTTGTGTAAGAGTTATGTTCAGAGCTGTGGCTCAGTAGTTAGATTACATCATAACTAAAAGGTAGCATGTTTAATACTGATACATTGACACAGTAGGTGTATTTGGACAAGATACATGAGTAAACAGAAACACAATGATTACATTGAAGGTCTCGGAATCATTTGGTTAGGGCATACAGATTGCTTGAACTAAGCTGAAGTACAAATCAGGCTACGATGCCAGACAACCAAGCCATGGTGCCATGGACCAAGCCATGGTGCCAGGCAGCATAAAGCATATACCTGTATTAACCATATCTGCTGTAGTAGATGATGAACTACGTAATACTCCGCCTCTGTTGGCATGAGCAAAAACTTGAACTGAGACAGGTGTGTTTGGTTGTGGAATAACATGTACAGATGTGGTTGGTGCAGCCACTTGCATTTCAGGTAAACCTGTCACAATAATGGTGTAATAATCTACAGGTCCTGAAGCCACAAAGGGAACCCAGGATGCATAAACACCAGAGGAATTACTGGATGCAGTGACCACTTGTGCTGTAGGACCTGGGagaattaattttgttaaatgatTCCACTATcttaatattttctatttttttatttatttattcagatagaaaaaaaaaatcattttaaaagtgATAACATGTTGGCATATTGTAATTACTTGTCCAAAATTCGGCAGTTGTAGAAATGTTTGGACCCTCAAAATATACCGCTGTTACTGTCACATTATATAGGTGACTGGGAATAAGGTTTTGCATTGTAGTCCTTGGAGTAGTTCCAGTGGTTGATGAATGCCCATTTGGTTCATAAAAAAAGTCATATTTCAGAAAGTTCCGAAATCGGCCCCCTAAATTTAAAGACCATTGGGCCACTATAGCCGTTGCCTGGGTGACCTCCTGGGTCACGTTTTCAGGAGCTTTAGgatctgtaaaaatataaaagcagGGCTAGAGTTATATCTTTACAGGCATAACAACAGAAAGCATTTTATAGTGTACTTTACTGAATAGTTATTTTCCTAACACACTTACATGTACTTATTACAGTTGATCCTAAAGCAAAAACAGGGTTGCCAATTTTTTGTTGAATCGAAATACTAAAAATGTATTCTGTATTTGATTCCAGTCCTGTAAATGTATACTGAGTTGTGTTAGGTTCCAAGTACTGTGTGACTGGTTGTGAGGGTCCCACCGTATATGAAACAATATAACCATAAAAAGCAAAGTTTCCTTCAGTATATGCAGACCAGCTGAGATAAGCAGTATCAGTAGAAGTAGTAACATTTGGTCTATACCGAAGGGTAGGtcctgcaaaaaaatgtacGAAGTAATTGATATTtgtgaggtaatgggccaactctggtttaaatataaGGTTCCATGACATGCTTTGCTATAGAACCTTacccataaaaataaaaagatttagAAAGTTAGCTAAGCTGTAAACGACAAGTATCTTTGTAGCCTTTGCTTTTCGATGTGAGTACAAGctcttaaaaaattatatttatta
This window harbors:
- the LOC101242524 gene encoding fibronectin-like, whose product is MPLRRNMFIRFNRHTTRVPRLQANTKYIFTILARDLVQEGIVSYRVAGVTDAPAPTNVLFQSTSTSLTVTWSLPHMGSARIFETFRIELTPMEGVINMVAGQKTAQITNLRPNQEYSVVVKAFYSDHTVVSSTPIIATTYGTYAPPTNIVLSNPTVTTLDASWTGSTQNVVYYLQVQPSNQSIVVDGTSTTITGLSQNTMYYLTIAADVAASQNTKVYSEAVILATLPGPPLAPTLVNVTHSTITVTAACTCSAQSPSGYQLIWNDGTSNSTNPTSPLTATGLSENTNVSLTVGGIYGSLRTSPSPASWFVTGPDKMAPPQLEMAKTTSLLLSWSQPTGDVMNFTYQLEYKAFGNSPQTIDNLKTNSTQLTGLTPNTEYEVTIKVSTPYGTSAKSNPAVNTVTSSLPPNITLTALNDTSVRVTWTPYVGGNASTVSQVQVTSSPAAFSYIATPIESTVVVRNLTGNTAYVLTVTVIYNNGQRSTAMKNLTTLSGPVTNIMAHMGRSVANLTWTAPSGNISQYRIMYGENTTVVPATQSGALISSLIPNTLYTFHIIPETAVGSGANASITTATNTAGVRDLTYTSAGQGMVTLLWLPPLGGNNLALTGYSVLYPNGMASLSSFSTKFDVTGLEEGVWHTATIVANYAALPSREITLSFALAPSNVTIHVLDITSETATLQLNPSKAVTATTYIIRDLISGSTFNQTLLYFTVGPLVSNNVYNFTATPVLILSNGEEIVGSESAPLSVITEPEAPRSLATSAPTDGIAIFSWGDADIGGGYLTFSHYHILRHDNGVGTNSNSLNMRVMAAGNTEIKVTIYNVFNGGKNTSAPFSLLTRPTLRYRPNVTTSTDTAYLSWSAYTEGNFAFYGYIVSYTVGPSQPVTQYLEPNTTQYTFTGLESNTEYIFSISIQQKIGNPVFALGSTVISTYPKAPENVTQEVTQATAIVAQWSLNLGGRFRNFLKYDFFYEPNGHSSTTGTTPRTTMQNLIPSHLYNVTVTAVYFEGPNISTTAEFWTSPTAQVVTASSNSSGVYASWVPFVASGPVDYYTIIVTGLPEMQVAAPTTSVHVIPQPNTPVSVQVFAHANRGGVLRSSSSTTADMVNTEPAPTGKPNHGNSTATTILVVWPEPSLGGNLYSIDSYAISVNGVSGSNTAYSINQHEITGLVPNTLYNVSVILSYNGGQFSKTSEFSVFGTAPGAVQQVNTTNQTASSITISWSPVERADIIHTSYEILINNRTINTNLTTATIDGLDANTLHSFNITAYNTYGRGQTIPKQARTAFGQSPVPSAMSATSSSITLGINPGANFQNVTMMRLMWSPVDVGMPNSMDLPGNTSSVTIPGLLPEQTYFFELRLENALGVGQFSEVFSTQTAPAQLKTPAKSTVDEPTATSVTLEWLGPETIGGLSYTHYIIEYTAMNASTPGRRKRATTTVPASALTITVTGLEPNTLYCLTIAAVSAAGIGNASDPICVSTAPHAPENIVLSMVSATTTTISLMWSPPQPGGGLNITGYRVIYKSDFGNGIKNVGTSLSTTLENLTPAVYYLIFVQAMNVQGYGNISNPLNTTTASDIECSIRPNILISGTDYERLNLGPNDNIVVSSTYVDSFSQVATECKPQQLNPSRTSISFNFQSCNPIVEAQGIRYQYNYTVKRLNFVGASSVQRYGSSSDITFSCYFNKSLIVHFSEIKPMMVFTKINNPVQPGTIDLSFGLYQSSAYSALLSGNPPVISSSQYIYAQISAGPTPSDNTILQAMYCWATQTSDSSSNTRYNILQNGCPVASSSPNANIVTINYNSSIAQFQFQAFTWVGAAPVNQTIYVHCQISVCMKGASTCPPLACSKKRKRRGIRNNKLHLLSYGPLLLAPPQAESCETNNGGCEDICFMHKGMKTCSCREGMTLDNDGVSCYQQEEPWNWENHSTPLVIFVIMLIALVLYKRK